From Gimesia panareensis, the proteins below share one genomic window:
- a CDS encoding DUF1501 domain-containing protein — MNHGNHYQGPAGISRRDMLRRSSAGFGSLALAGLLGSESQAANTSLVQQPHFTPKAKRVIFLFMHGGPSHMDTFDYKPQLQKDSGKPLPFDKPKIFSAQTGNLLGSPWKFKRHGESGAWVSELFPHVAGCVDDLCIINSMYGSNSRHGGALLELHTGSDTFVRPSMGSWITYGLGSENQDLPGFITVCPTLTHGGVNAYSSSFLPADYQGTPIGNASIPADKALIPFIKNKSGVPLSTQRKELDFLQQMNREHLSDSGPDAALEGRINSFELAYRMQTTAPELQDISDESEATQKMYGLDNDVTKNFGRQCLMARRFAERGVRFVQITHSYKWDQHSGLKTALPRNCQEVDQPIAALIKDLKSRGLLEDTLVLWGGEFGRTPVSQGADGRDHNPQGYTMWMAGGGIKAGMQYGATDDYGYYAVKDKIHVHDLHATMLHLLGLDHKRLTYKFAGRDFRLTDIHGEVMYDLFA, encoded by the coding sequence ATGAACCACGGAAATCACTACCAGGGACCAGCGGGAATTTCGCGGCGGGACATGTTGCGGCGGAGTTCTGCGGGTTTTGGCAGTCTGGCTCTGGCGGGGCTGCTGGGGAGCGAAAGTCAGGCGGCAAATACGTCGCTTGTACAGCAGCCGCATTTCACACCCAAAGCCAAACGCGTGATCTTCCTGTTCATGCACGGCGGTCCTTCGCACATGGATACGTTCGACTACAAACCCCAGCTGCAGAAAGACAGCGGGAAGCCGCTCCCCTTTGATAAACCCAAGATCTTTTCGGCCCAGACGGGTAATCTGCTCGGTTCTCCCTGGAAGTTCAAGCGGCATGGTGAGAGTGGTGCCTGGGTGAGTGAGCTGTTTCCGCATGTGGCGGGCTGCGTGGATGATTTGTGTATCATCAATTCGATGTATGGTTCGAATTCGAGGCATGGCGGGGCATTGCTGGAATTGCATACCGGGAGCGACACCTTTGTGCGTCCGAGTATGGGATCGTGGATCACTTACGGCCTGGGATCGGAGAACCAGGACCTGCCGGGTTTTATCACGGTCTGCCCGACGCTGACCCACGGCGGCGTGAACGCGTACAGCTCGTCGTTTCTACCGGCCGATTACCAGGGAACGCCGATCGGCAATGCGAGTATTCCCGCAGACAAGGCGCTGATTCCCTTTATCAAAAACAAGAGTGGCGTGCCGCTGTCGACGCAGCGAAAGGAACTCGATTTTCTGCAGCAGATGAACCGGGAGCACCTGAGTGATTCGGGACCCGATGCGGCGCTGGAAGGGCGGATCAATTCGTTCGAGCTGGCGTACCGGATGCAGACGACGGCCCCGGAACTGCAGGACATCAGCGACGAGTCGGAAGCGACCCAGAAGATGTACGGGCTGGATAACGACGTGACCAAAAACTTCGGTCGTCAGTGCCTGATGGCGCGGCGGTTTGCGGAGCGGGGCGTGCGGTTCGTACAGATTACGCATAGTTACAAATGGGATCAGCATTCCGGGTTGAAGACGGCGTTGCCGCGAAACTGTCAGGAAGTGGATCAGCCGATCGCGGCTTTGATCAAAGATTTGAAATCACGGGGTCTGCTGGAAGACACGCTGGTGCTCTGGGGAGGTGAGTTCGGTCGGACCCCTGTGAGCCAGGGAGCGGATGGCCGGGATCATAACCCGCAGGGCTATACGATGTGGATGGCGGGTGGCGGAATCAAAGCGGGCATGCAGTACGGCGCCACCGACGACTATGGTTATTACGCCGTGAAGGACAAGATTCACGTACACGATCTGCACGCCACGATGCTGCATCTGCTGGGCCTGGATCATAAGCGACTGACGTATAAATTTGCCGGCCGGGATTTCCGGCTGACGGACATTCATGGCGAGGTGATGTACGACCTGTTTGCCTGA
- a CDS encoding TlpA family protein disulfide reductase has product MSFKPLVFALSLCLLSACGKETSTVDSAPEESAPPAETAAAKAEPKSPSIPGAQTFDKDGITAEIAGWDQVQEFIQKQKGKVVVMDLWSTWCEPCVAEFPHLVELQKKYPDQVVCISYNMNYDGSKDSPPESNKAELMEFYTKHKADIVNIISSTPDMDLYEKVNLASIPAAYVYGPDGKLAKRFDNEKQEYGKEGFTYKEHIIPYIDELLKQPKESKE; this is encoded by the coding sequence ATGTCATTCAAACCGCTTGTTTTCGCGCTCTCACTTTGTCTGCTCTCTGCCTGTGGAAAGGAAACTTCGACGGTAGATTCCGCGCCGGAAGAATCCGCTCCCCCGGCAGAAACCGCGGCCGCGAAAGCCGAACCCAAATCCCCCTCCATTCCCGGCGCCCAGACATTCGATAAGGATGGCATCACCGCGGAAATCGCGGGCTGGGACCAGGTGCAGGAATTCATTCAGAAACAAAAAGGCAAAGTCGTGGTTATGGACCTCTGGTCCACCTGGTGTGAACCCTGCGTCGCCGAGTTTCCTCACCTCGTCGAACTGCAGAAAAAGTACCCGGACCAGGTCGTCTGCATCTCTTACAACATGAATTACGACGGCAGCAAGGATTCCCCGCCTGAATCCAACAAAGCAGAGCTGATGGAATTCTACACGAAGCACAAAGCCGACATCGTCAACATCATCTCCAGTACCCCGGACATGGATCTGTATGAGAAAGTCAATCTCGCTTCGATCCCCGCAGCTTACGTTTACGGCCCCGACGGAAAACTGGCTAAACGCTTCGATAATGAAAAGCAGGAATACGGCAAGGAAGGTTTCACTTACAAGGAACACATCATTCCGTACATCGACGAGCTGCTCAAGCAGCCCAAAGAGTCAAAAGAATAA
- a CDS encoding beta-propeller fold lactonase family protein, whose amino-acid sequence MFLSARSVRFTLPLVLTMLSCLVATPRQIHAGNSSSLLDISTDGKLLACSNRDSGTVTIVDLDQNKKLRELKVGRHPEGVTFLGDTHQLATAVYDDDLVVFLDADTGKQLGQTEVFDEPYGIVSTTNGDKVYVTLDYPGRIVEINTKNHEVSNEFSVGQHLKGLAISHDDQSLFSTEYYTALVRQTDAKTGRTIDQWEGGSTDNLARQITLHPRRAKAYLPHIRSRITVAHGAGSIFPIVSVIDTKPSDGSRRKKIPMDSFQGARVTSNPWDTAITPDGKTFFVVFAGTDDMFVCNVIDDDYRELTFRARLNLGHNPRGVRVSPDGKTFYVYNALDFNIVAYDTQTLQRKATIAVTENPLSDEILLGKRLFYTALQPMSSRLWISCASCHPDGQPDGKTWHNPEGLRNTQSLAGMAWTHPIHWSADRDEVQDFEHTIRGPLMQGRGLVTGRINDSLKAPNKGLSRALDAMAAYSNTHKFTLSPYAKKGLSPAAKRGREIFFSQQTKCATCHSGPFYSDSNPTAKIIRHNVGTAIDNPGEKMGPEYDTPTLLGVYRTAPYLSHGKAQTLEEVLTVYNHDDQHGVTSQLSKQERADLVEFLKALPYEDPVPQAQAAGLVKVK is encoded by the coding sequence ATGTTTCTCAGTGCCAGGTCCGTTCGTTTTACCTTGCCTTTAGTCCTCACCATGCTGAGCTGCCTGGTCGCTACACCCCGGCAGATTCACGCCGGCAACTCCAGCAGCCTGCTCGACATTTCGACCGACGGCAAACTGCTCGCCTGCTCGAATCGCGACAGCGGAACCGTCACCATCGTTGACCTCGATCAAAACAAAAAACTGCGCGAGCTCAAAGTCGGCCGGCACCCCGAAGGCGTCACCTTCCTGGGTGACACACACCAGCTGGCTACCGCCGTCTATGACGATGACCTCGTCGTCTTCCTCGATGCCGACACCGGCAAACAACTGGGCCAGACGGAAGTCTTCGATGAACCTTATGGCATCGTCTCCACCACAAATGGCGATAAAGTCTACGTCACCCTGGATTATCCAGGCCGCATCGTAGAGATCAATACGAAAAACCACGAAGTCAGCAACGAATTTTCAGTAGGCCAGCACCTCAAGGGCCTGGCCATTTCCCACGACGACCAGAGCCTGTTTTCCACCGAATACTACACCGCGCTGGTCCGTCAGACCGATGCGAAAACCGGTCGCACGATCGACCAGTGGGAAGGAGGCAGCACCGATAACCTCGCCCGCCAGATCACCCTGCACCCCCGCCGGGCCAAAGCCTATCTGCCCCACATCCGCTCGCGCATTACCGTCGCCCACGGCGCCGGCTCGATCTTTCCCATCGTCTCGGTCATCGATACCAAGCCCTCCGATGGTTCCCGCCGCAAGAAGATCCCCATGGACTCCTTCCAGGGAGCCCGGGTGACGTCGAATCCCTGGGATACCGCCATCACCCCCGACGGCAAGACCTTCTTCGTCGTCTTCGCAGGCACCGATGACATGTTCGTCTGCAATGTCATCGACGACGACTACCGCGAACTGACCTTCCGCGCCCGACTGAACCTGGGGCACAATCCCCGCGGCGTGAGAGTGTCACCCGACGGAAAGACTTTCTACGTTTACAACGCCCTCGATTTCAATATCGTTGCCTACGACACACAGACACTGCAGAGAAAAGCCACCATCGCTGTCACCGAGAACCCGCTCAGCGACGAGATACTCCTTGGCAAACGCCTGTTCTACACTGCCCTGCAGCCCATGTCGAGCCGGCTCTGGATCTCCTGCGCCAGCTGTCATCCGGACGGACAACCCGACGGCAAAACCTGGCACAACCCCGAAGGCCTGCGCAACACACAGTCTCTGGCAGGCATGGCCTGGACACATCCGATCCACTGGTCTGCGGACCGCGACGAAGTCCAGGATTTCGAACACACCATCCGCGGACCATTGATGCAGGGCCGAGGCCTGGTCACCGGCAGGATCAACGATTCACTGAAAGCCCCCAACAAAGGCCTCTCCCGGGCTCTGGATGCCATGGCCGCATACTCCAACACCCACAAGTTCACCCTCAGTCCCTACGCGAAAAAAGGACTCAGCCCGGCTGCGAAACGGGGACGCGAAATCTTTTTCTCCCAACAGACGAAGTGCGCGACCTGTCATTCCGGGCCCTTCTATTCCGATTCAAATCCGACCGCTAAAATCATCCGCCACAATGTCGGCACTGCCATCGACAATCCCGGAGAAAAGATGGGGCCTGAATACGACACGCCCACCCTGCTGGGTGTCTACCGCACCGCCCCTTATCTGTCTCACGGAAAAGCACAGACACTCGAGGAAGTCCTGACCGTCTACAACCACGACGACCAGCATGGCGTCACCAGTCAGCTTTCGAAACAGGAACGGGCCGACCTCGTCGAGTTTCTGAAGGCCCTCCCCTACGAAGACCCGGTCCCGCAGGCACAAGCCGCCGGCCTGGTCAAAGTCAAATAA
- a CDS encoding Ldh family oxidoreductase, whose protein sequence is MPQIEVESALVDAEKLKQFCLQLLTQADLKPEEAELVADSLVESNLRGIDSHGVARLPHYLERIRQQSIKARPAMQWEPLGEAVGRVDGDHGLGQLAMVKAADHAVELARNSGAGWVSICNSSHCGALAYYGLRIAREGMIGFVFTHVDPMVTPHGSAEPFCGTNPVCITAPGKNEQSLCLDMATSITPWNTVANAATEGVAIPSGWALDANGEGTTDPHQVAALFPFGGFKGSGLGLLIDVLCALLGGAPIGPDIPKMYGDLSRRRLLGGMVGAIDISRFTEVSGFQDRIADIIERWGALKPLTPGEKVLYPGEPEALQREERLQAGIPVGLNLIKVFNELAEQRGLPGLETEGSVAEDCTSEVASSTTESVR, encoded by the coding sequence TTGCCACAGATTGAAGTTGAGAGTGCGTTGGTCGATGCGGAGAAACTGAAGCAGTTCTGTCTGCAGTTGCTGACCCAGGCGGATTTGAAGCCGGAGGAAGCAGAGCTGGTGGCAGATTCGCTGGTGGAATCAAACCTGCGGGGCATCGATTCGCATGGTGTGGCGCGACTGCCACACTATTTGGAGCGGATCAGGCAACAGAGCATCAAGGCGCGGCCTGCGATGCAGTGGGAGCCGCTGGGCGAGGCTGTGGGCCGGGTTGACGGCGATCATGGACTGGGCCAGCTGGCGATGGTGAAAGCCGCCGACCATGCGGTTGAGCTGGCACGGAACTCCGGGGCCGGCTGGGTTTCGATCTGTAATTCCTCGCACTGCGGCGCGCTGGCGTATTATGGATTGCGGATTGCCCGGGAGGGGATGATCGGGTTTGTGTTTACGCACGTCGATCCGATGGTCACGCCGCACGGTTCCGCAGAGCCGTTCTGTGGGACCAATCCGGTCTGCATTACGGCCCCCGGAAAAAATGAGCAGTCGCTGTGCCTGGATATGGCGACGAGTATCACGCCCTGGAATACGGTGGCCAATGCAGCCACGGAAGGGGTTGCGATCCCGAGCGGCTGGGCTCTGGATGCCAACGGGGAGGGGACGACCGACCCGCATCAGGTGGCGGCGTTGTTTCCCTTTGGCGGGTTTAAAGGTTCCGGTCTCGGGTTGTTGATTGACGTACTGTGTGCGCTATTGGGCGGCGCCCCGATTGGCCCGGATATCCCCAAAATGTATGGTGATCTTTCCCGGCGACGGTTGCTCGGCGGGATGGTCGGGGCGATTGACATCAGCCGGTTCACGGAAGTGTCCGGATTTCAGGATCGCATCGCGGATATCATCGAGCGGTGGGGGGCGTTGAAGCCTCTGACCCCGGGAGAGAAAGTGCTGTATCCCGGCGAGCCGGAAGCGTTGCAGCGGGAAGAACGTCTGCAGGCGGGGATCCCCGTGGGGCTGAATCTGATCAAAGTGTTTAACGAACTGGCGGAGCAGCGCGGGTTGCCTGGTCTGGAGACGGAAGGTTCTGTCGCTGAGGACTGCACCTCTGAGGTGGCGTCCTCAACGACGGAATCGGTGCGCTGA
- a CDS encoding DUF1553 domain-containing protein encodes MRRLLLLAFGFFCLISAVEKRTLFAAEADLKQAEFFEKRIRPLLIAECYDCHSEDSVESGLRVDSLSGLIRGGERGPALVPGKPKESLLISAVQHSGQLHMPLKDKLSQKEIADLIQWVEAGAYWPNAKPISEIRKEAEGETGPLFTKAEQEFWAFQPPREPKVPETRNREWAQQPLDQFVLSRLEQADAKPAARADKQTLIRRATFDLIGLPPTRKEVEAFLADDSPDAFAKVIDRLLASPRYGERWGRHWLDVARYADSNGLDENLSYANAFRYRDYVIAAFNQDKPFDQFVQEQLAGDILANQPGAEHRAEKITATGFLSIGAKMLAEDDEVKMQMDIIDEQLDTVGRTFMGLTLGCARCHSHKFDPIPIEDYYSLAGIFKSTKTMENFNVVARWQEQMLASPEEIKALEQQQQQIAQLDAEIKDIVKLADEEFLSAERKRVADYLLAASIKNEMDQMLKATGPIGADTDAYQSHSAIIVEAENFQSGNVKKATTGYGEGIGVIYNKGTLPNIAEYEIEIPKAGRYQFEIRYAAAQSRPVELSINGQLVKKEATSEVTGSWYPKSQEWKVEGFFLLKQGKNRVRLESKIPFPHIDKLLIAEPRKTVEQPVNPLAEIPASEKTLTGSVTMQWAAYLKQVSGETSAPFAVWNSLIETGVLPEKLSGPYERFGSLKDLPAKARLRKAAELYAGLFQEVEQEWEAYQKTDAGKQAKGLPDAEREAIRQVLVDPKGPFALPSDRENYYAARFKEELTAKRETKKKQEAALPVYPTAMSVSEQKPENLKVHLRGSHFTLGKEVPRQFLRIIEGEEQTPIDDKHSGRLQLAQWLTSGSHPLTARVMVNRIWRWHFGEGLVRTPDNFGKLGERPTHPELLDWLAVQFVKQGWSIKEMHRLIMLSSTYQMSSEYNPELAARDPENRLLWRMNRKRLEAEAIRDSILKVCGNLDLEMGGSMLGVENRKYVTSTRNVNPVIYQTSRRSVYLPIVRSALYEVLQAFDFADPSVLSGNRVHTTVAPQALFMMNSDFMMQQTSDFAEQVLHETHLDRAGKVKLIYERVFSRPASELEVSRALTYLDQYRQDLEPLKMTPEEKEQRTWQSLCRVLISSNEFLFVD; translated from the coding sequence ATGAGACGACTGTTGCTGTTGGCATTTGGATTCTTCTGCCTCATTTCTGCGGTCGAGAAACGTACGCTCTTCGCGGCGGAAGCGGATCTGAAGCAGGCAGAATTCTTCGAGAAACGGATCCGGCCACTGCTGATTGCGGAATGTTATGACTGCCACAGTGAGGATTCCGTGGAAAGCGGGTTGCGCGTTGATTCGCTGTCGGGATTGATTCGAGGGGGCGAGCGTGGTCCTGCCCTGGTGCCGGGCAAGCCGAAAGAAAGCCTGTTGATCAGCGCGGTGCAGCACAGCGGCCAGCTGCATATGCCCCTGAAAGATAAGCTGAGCCAGAAAGAGATCGCCGATTTGATTCAATGGGTTGAAGCAGGCGCTTACTGGCCGAATGCGAAGCCGATCTCGGAAATCAGGAAAGAAGCCGAGGGGGAAACGGGACCGCTGTTTACAAAAGCAGAGCAGGAGTTCTGGGCGTTTCAACCGCCGCGGGAACCGAAGGTGCCGGAGACCCGGAACCGGGAGTGGGCACAGCAGCCGCTGGATCAGTTTGTCTTGTCACGTCTGGAACAGGCGGACGCAAAGCCGGCTGCACGCGCCGATAAGCAGACGCTGATCAGGCGGGCGACGTTCGATCTGATCGGCCTGCCACCGACACGCAAGGAAGTCGAAGCATTTCTGGCCGACGATTCCCCGGATGCATTTGCAAAAGTGATTGATCGTTTGCTGGCATCACCGCGCTATGGTGAGCGCTGGGGGCGGCACTGGCTGGATGTAGCACGCTATGCCGATTCAAACGGTCTCGACGAAAACCTGTCGTACGCGAATGCGTTCCGCTATCGGGATTATGTGATCGCCGCCTTTAATCAGGACAAACCTTTCGATCAGTTCGTGCAGGAACAGCTGGCGGGAGACATTCTCGCGAATCAACCGGGGGCGGAGCACCGTGCTGAGAAAATCACCGCAACCGGCTTCCTGTCCATCGGGGCCAAGATGCTGGCTGAAGATGACGAAGTCAAAATGCAGATGGATATCATCGACGAACAGCTGGATACGGTGGGGCGGACTTTTATGGGGCTGACCCTGGGGTGTGCCCGCTGCCATTCGCATAAGTTCGATCCGATTCCGATTGAAGATTACTATTCGCTGGCGGGGATCTTCAAAAGTACGAAGACCATGGAAAACTTCAACGTGGTCGCCCGCTGGCAGGAACAGATGCTGGCCAGTCCCGAAGAGATCAAGGCGCTGGAGCAGCAGCAACAGCAGATCGCGCAGCTGGATGCTGAGATCAAAGACATCGTAAAACTGGCTGATGAAGAGTTTCTGTCAGCAGAGCGGAAACGGGTGGCCGACTATCTGCTGGCCGCTTCAATCAAGAATGAAATGGACCAGATGCTGAAAGCGACCGGGCCGATTGGTGCCGATACGGATGCTTATCAGTCTCACTCGGCAATCATTGTCGAAGCGGAAAACTTTCAGTCCGGTAACGTCAAGAAAGCAACGACCGGGTACGGCGAAGGGATTGGCGTCATCTACAACAAGGGGACGCTCCCCAACATTGCCGAGTATGAAATTGAAATTCCGAAAGCCGGCCGTTATCAGTTCGAAATCCGCTATGCGGCAGCTCAGTCCCGGCCGGTAGAACTTTCGATTAACGGTCAACTGGTCAAAAAAGAGGCGACCAGTGAGGTGACTGGCAGCTGGTATCCCAAGTCACAAGAGTGGAAAGTGGAAGGCTTCTTTCTGCTGAAGCAGGGGAAGAACCGGGTGCGGCTGGAGAGCAAGATTCCATTTCCGCATATTGATAAGCTGCTGATCGCCGAGCCTCGCAAAACCGTCGAGCAACCGGTGAACCCACTGGCTGAGATCCCCGCCTCGGAGAAAACACTGACCGGCAGCGTGACGATGCAGTGGGCCGCTTATCTTAAGCAGGTGTCGGGGGAGACATCAGCTCCGTTTGCTGTCTGGAATTCTTTGATCGAGACCGGAGTGCTACCGGAAAAACTGAGTGGTCCCTATGAACGATTCGGTTCCCTCAAAGATCTGCCAGCAAAAGCGCGTCTTCGCAAAGCGGCTGAGCTGTATGCCGGTCTGTTCCAGGAAGTCGAACAGGAATGGGAGGCCTACCAGAAGACAGATGCCGGCAAACAGGCGAAAGGCCTGCCCGACGCGGAACGGGAAGCGATTCGACAAGTCCTGGTTGATCCCAAGGGACCGTTCGCTTTGCCCTCGGATCGGGAGAATTATTATGCGGCCCGGTTCAAAGAGGAACTGACCGCAAAACGGGAAACAAAGAAAAAGCAGGAAGCGGCGTTGCCGGTGTACCCGACGGCAATGTCGGTTTCGGAACAGAAGCCGGAAAACTTGAAGGTACATTTGCGGGGCAGTCACTTTACTCTTGGTAAAGAAGTCCCCCGCCAGTTCCTGCGGATCATTGAGGGAGAAGAGCAGACTCCCATCGACGACAAACACAGCGGTCGTCTGCAGCTGGCCCAGTGGCTGACCAGCGGTTCGCATCCGCTGACGGCACGCGTGATGGTGAACCGCATCTGGCGGTGGCACTTTGGTGAGGGACTTGTCAGAACGCCGGATAACTTTGGAAAACTGGGGGAACGTCCCACGCATCCGGAACTGCTGGACTGGCTGGCGGTGCAGTTTGTGAAACAGGGCTGGTCGATCAAAGAGATGCATCGGCTGATCATGCTTTCGTCGACGTATCAGATGAGTTCCGAGTACAACCCGGAGCTGGCGGCACGCGATCCCGAGAACCGTCTGTTGTGGCGGATGAATCGCAAGCGTCTGGAAGCGGAGGCGATCCGTGATTCGATTCTGAAGGTGTGCGGCAATCTGGATCTGGAGATGGGGGGCTCGATGCTGGGCGTGGAGAACCGGAAATATGTGACGAGTACCCGTAATGTTAATCCGGTGATCTATCAGACCAGCCGCCGTTCGGTCTATCTGCCGATTGTTAGAAGTGCCCTGTATGAGGTACTGCAGGCATTTGATTTTGCCGATCCGAGTGTGCTGTCGGGGAACCGGGTGCATACGACGGTCGCGCCGCAGGCCTTATTTATGATGAACAGCGATTTTATGATGCAGCAGACCAGTGACTTTGCGGAGCAGGTGCTGCATGAGACGCACCTGGATCGGGCAGGGAAAGTCAAACTGATTTATGAGCGGGTCTTCAGTCGACCGGCGAGTGAGTTAGAGGTATCGCGGGCACTGACGTACCTGGATCAATACCGGCAGGATCTGGAGCCGCTGAAGATGACACCGGAAGAGAAGGAGCAGCGGACCTGGCAGAGTCTGTGCCGGGTGCTGATTTCTTCAAATGAGTTTCTGTTTGTGGACTGA